The genomic interval GCGGCGGGCGAACGGGCCTGGGCGGAGCGGCTGGCGCCGATCCTGACGCGCGCGCTCGGCGCCATCGGCGCGGCGCCCTGCAAGGCGGCGCCGGCACGGAGCGGCGGCCATGCCTGAGGCGCTGCGGCTCTACGTCCGCTCTGTCGACGCGCTGAACCAGGGGATCGGCCGGATCGTCATGTACGGCGTATTCGTCATGGCCGCGATCCTGCTGTGGTCGTCGATCTCCAAGACCTTCTTCCTGCCCTCGCTGTGGACGCTGGAGATGGCCCAGTTCGCCATGGTCGCCTATTACGTGCTCGGCGGACCCTATTCGATCCAGCTCGGCTCGAACGTGCGCATGGACCTGTTCTACGGCGACTGGTCGCCGAAGAAGAAGGCCTGGTTCGACGCCTTCACCGTGTTTCTGCTGATGTTCTATCTCGGCGTGCTGCTCTACGGCGCGGTGGAGAGCACGCTCTATTCGTTCCAGTACAACGAACGCAGCCCGACGGCCTGGCGGCCGGTGCTGTGGCCGATCAAGGTGACCATGTGCGTCGGCTTCACGCTGATGCTGCTGCAGGCGCTGTCGGAATTCATCAAGGACATCGCGCGGATCCGCGGAGAGGAGATCTGATGTCCTACGAGATGATCGCGCTGTTCATGTTCGCGTCGATGATGCTGATGCTGATGACCGGACAGCGGGTGTTCGGCGCCATCGGCGGCATCGCCGCGGTCGCGGCGCTGACGCTGTGGGGCACCGGCGGCTCGGACATTCCCTTCGCGGCGGCCATGAAACTGATGAAGTGGTATCCGCTGCTGACGCTGCCGATGTTCATCTTCATGGGCTACGTGCTGTCGGAATCCAAGATCGCCGACGACCTCTACAAGATGTTCCACGTCTGGATGGGACCGGTGAGCGGCGGGCTCGCCATCGGCACCATCGGGCTGATGGTGCTGGTCTCGGCCATGAACGGCCTGTCGGTCGCCGGCATGGCGATCGGCGCGACCATCGCCCTGCCGGAGCTGCTGCGGCGCGGCTACGACAAGAAGATGGTCACCGGCGTCATCCAGGCCGGCTCGTCGCTCGGCATCCTGGTGCCGCCGTCGGTGGTGCTGGTGCTCTACGCCATGATCGCGCGCCAGCCGGTCGGCCAGCTGTGGCTGGCCGGCGTCGTGCCGGGGCTGATGATGGCGGGCATGTTCATCGTCTACATCTACATCCGCTGCCGCCTGAACCCGCGTCTCGGCCCGGTGCTGCCGGCGGAGGAGCGCGCCCTGCCGCTGGCCGACAAGCTGCAGCTGCTGAGTGCTGGCCTGCTGCCGATCATCATCTTCGCGGCGATGATGGTGCCCTTCGTCAACGGCTGGACGAGCCTGGTGGAAAGCTCGGCGATCGGCGCCATGACCGCCTTCGCGATCGCTGTCGCCAAGGGCCGCATGACGCGCCAGGTGTTCCAGGTGTGCATCCGCCAGACGCTGGCCATCTCCTGCATGTTCATGTGGATCATCCTCGCCGCGCTCGGCTTCGGCGCCGTGTTCGACGGTCTCGGCGCGGTCAAGGCGATCGACAACCTGTTCACCCGCCAGCTCGGCCTCGATCCGTGGACGATCCTGATCCTGATGCAGATCTCATTCCTGCTGATGGGCACGTTCCTCGACGACACGGCCATGCTGGTCATCGTCGCACCGCTCTACGTGCCGCTGGTGGCCACCCTCGACCTGGGCCTGCCGCGCGAGCAGGTGCTGATCTGGTATGGCGTGCTCTACACCGTGACGACGCAGATCGCGTACATGACGCCGCCGTTCGGCTACAATCTGTTCCTGATGCGGGCGATGGCGCCGCCGGAGGTCTCGCTGCGCGACATCTACGGCTCGATCCTGCCCTTCGTTCTGGTCATGATGACCGCGCTGGCCCTGATCATGGCGTTCCCGCAGATCGCGCTGTGGCTGCCCGAGACGGTGTACGCGAAATGAGCAAGCCGGACAGGACCAGACCGACGCGGCAGCGCCGGACAGACCCATTGCCGAAAGGACCGATTGCGACCTGACATCGCCCGCATTCCCTCCCGCACGAACGACCGGAAACCCGGCACGGGAGACGCCATACCGCATCACCAACAGGGGAGTACTTCGACATGACCAACAGACGCGAATTCCTGAAGACCGCCGGCCTGACCGCCGTCGCCGGCGCCGGCGCCAGCACGCTGGCCGCCCCCGCCGTGCTCGGCCAGGCGCCGATCAAGTGGCGGCTGCAGACCTATGCCGGCCCGGCGCTGGCCGAGCACGTGATCAAGCCGCACATCGACGCCTTCAACAAGGCGGCCAACGGCCAGATGGAGATCGAGCTCTATTTCGCCGACCAGCTCGTACCCACAGGCGAGCTGTTCCGCGCCATGCAGAAGGGCACCATCGACGCCGTGCAGTCGGACGACGATTCCATGGCCTCGCCGACGGAAGTGACCGTGTTCGGCGGCTACTTCCCCTTCGCCAGCCGCTATTCGCTCGACGTGCCGGTGCTGTTCAACCAGTACGGGCTTAAGGAGATCTGGGAGGAGGAATACGCCAAGGTCGGCGTCAAGCACATCTCCGCCGGCGCCTGGGACCCGTGCCACTTCGCCACTAAGGACCCGATCCGCAGCCTCGCCGACCTGAAAGGCAAGCGGGTATTCACCTTCCCGACCGCCGGCCGCTTCCTGACGCAGTTCGGCGTCGTGCCGGTGACGCTGCCGTGGGAGGACATCGAAGTCGCGGTGCAGACCGGCGAACTCGACGGAATCGCCTGGTCGGGCATCACCGAGGACTACACTGTCGGCTGGGCCGACGTGACCAACTACTTCCTGACCAACAACATCTCGGGCGCCTGGGCCGGATCGTTCTTCGCCAACATGGACCGCTGGAACGAACTGCCCGACCACCTGAAGACCATGCTGCAGCTGGCCATGGATGCGTCGCACTACTATCGCCAGTGGTGGTACTGGGGCGGCGAGGCGTCGCTGCGCGTCGAGGGCACCAAGCTGGAACTGACCACCATCCCGGACGCGGAATGGGCGACAGTCGAGGAGGCCGCGATCAAGTTCTGGGACGAGATCGCGGCGGAGTCGGAGACCAAGAAGAAGGTCGTCGACATCATCAAGAAGTACAACGCCGACATGCAGAAGGCCGGCCGGCCGTACCGCTACACCTGAGCGGCACCAGCGAAACGAGATCCCGAGGCCGGGGTGCGCCCCCGGCCTCGCGCAGGCCCAACAGACCTCAACACAACACGGAACCACACTCCCCATGGCCGGCAATCTGACATTCGATGCCCTCAAGCAGGCCGTCGCCGAAGGCAAGATCGACACCGTACTGACCTGCATCGTCGACATGCAGGGCCGGCTCATGGGCAAGCGCTTCCACGCCCACCACTTCGTCCAGAGCGCCTGGAAGGAGAGCCACTGCTGCAACTATCTGCTGGCGACGGACCTGGAGATGTACACGGTCGAGGGCTATGCGGCGACGAGTTGGGCCGGCGGCTACGGCGACTACGTCATGAAGCCGGACCTCACGACGCTGCGGCTGGTGCCGTGGCTGGAGGGCACGGCGATGGTGCTGTGCGACGTGCTCGACCATCACCATCACGAGGAGGTGCCGCATTCGCCGCGCGCGATGCTGAAGAAGCAGGTCGCCCGGCTGGAGGCGATGGGCCTGGTGCCGATGATGGGCACCGAACTTGAGTTCTTCCTGTTCGAGAAGAGCTATGCCGAGATCGCCAAGTCCGGCTTCCGCGACCTGACGCCGATCTCCGCCTACAACGAGGACTACCACATCCTGCAGACGACCAAGGAAGAGAGCATCATGCGCCCGCTGCGCAACCATCTCTTCGCGGCCGGCATCCCGATCGAGAACACCAAGGGGGAGGCCGAGGCGGGCCAGGAGGAACTCAACATCCGCTATGCGCCGGCGATGGACTGCGCCGAGAACCACGCCATCGCCAAGCACGCGACCAAGGAGATCGCCTGGCAGCACGGCCACGCGGCGACCTTCCTGCCGAAGTGGCACAAGGACCGGGTCGGCTCGTCGGCACACATCCACCAGTCGCTGTGGACGAAGGACGGCGAGAACGCCTTCTGCGACCCGCAGGGACCCTACGGCATGTCGGCGACCATGCGCCACTATATGGCCGGGCTGATCCACTATGCCGCCGACTACACCTATTTCCTGGCGCCCTACGTCAACAGCTACAAGCGGTTCCTGAAAGGCACCTTCGCGCCGACCAAGACCGTGTGGTCGATCGACAACCGCACCGCCGGCTTCCGCCTGTGCGGCGAAGGCACCAAGGGGCTGCGGGTGGAATGCCGCATCGGCGGCTCGGACCTCAACCCGTATCTTGCGCTTGCGGTGCAGATCGCCGCCGGCATCAAGGGCATGGAAGACACGCTGGAGCTGGCGCCGCCGGCGAGCGGCGACGTCTACCAGGCGGCGCGGGCGCGCGAGGTGCCGAAGACGCTGCGCGACGCCATCGGCACGCTGCGCAAGTCGAAGATGCTGCGCGAGGCGTTGGGCGACGCGGTCGTCGACCACTACGTGCGCGCCGCGGAATGGGAACAGGAGGACTTCGACCGCGTGGTGACCGACTACGAGATCGCCCGCGGCTTCGAGAGGTGTTAAAGCTTTAATGTTGCTTTTTTCGACCTGGAGCGGCAACACTGAATCTGCACACCGCGACCAGCCCTGGTGAGGGCTGAAAGAGGCCGGGATGGGAAAGTACACGCCCTTGCGCATGTTCCTGCTCGATCAGGGCCGGGAAACGGTTCCGATGACCTTCTCGGAAATCGAGCGCCTGCTCGGCGAAAGCCTGCCGGCGTCGAAACAGTATCCGGCCTGGTGGAGCAACAACCCGAGCAACAACCCCATGACGCGGGAGTGGCTTGCCGCCGGCTATCGCACCGAACAGGTCGACGTCACGGCCGGCAAGCTCGTCTTCCGCCGCGCGCTCATGCCGGAGCCGATCGACGAAGGGGCGACCGGACAGCGGTCCCGCAACAGGATTTTCGGCTGCATGAAGGGGACGCTGACCGTTCTTCCCGGCGTGGATCTGACCGGGTCGGCCGATCCGGAGTGGGGAAAGGTCTACGGGAATGGCTGACCGGCTGCTTCTCGACACCTGCGCGATGATCTGGCTGTCGCAAGGCGAGCCCGTCGCCGACGCGGCCATGGCTGCCATCGACGCCGTCGAAGCAGCGGGCGAGCCGATCAGCCTGTCGGTCATGTCGGCGTGGGAACTCGGGCTGCTTGTCGCCACAGGGCGCATCGCATCGACCAAACCGCCGCTGCGATGGTTCCAGGACTTCGTCGCAGCCGCGGATGTCACCGTCGAGGCGGTGACGGCCGACATCCTGATCGCGTCCTCCTGCCTGCCGGCACCCGTCCACGGCGATCCGATGGATCGGATCCTGATAGCAACCGCGCGCGAGCACGACCTGACCATCGTCACCCGCGACCGCGCGATCCTAGCCTACGGAGAGGCCGGACACGTCCGGACCCTCGCCTGTTAACCCGAACAAGACACTCGCTTGCCAACTGGAAGAAGACCATGACCGAAACACTCAAGCTCATCTCGCCGGTCGACGGATCGGTCTATGCGGAACGTCCGACGGCGGACGCCGCGGCGGTGGACCGCGCGGTCTCGGCGGCCAAGGCGGCGCAGCGCGACTGGGCGGCGACGCCGCTCGACACCCGCGTCGCGCTGTGCCTGAAGGCGCTGGACGCGCTGCTCGCCATGAACGACGAGATCGTGCCGGAACTGACCTGGCAGATGGGCCGGCCGGTTCGCTACGGCGGCGAGAAGGGCGGCCTCGAGGAACGCGCCCGCTACATGGCCGGTATCGCGGCCGGGGCGCTGGCGCCGATCGAGCGCACCGACCGACCCGGCTTCAAGCGTTACCTGACCCACGAGCCGCTCGGCGTCGTGATGGTGATCGCGCCCTGGAACTATCCCTACCTGACCGCAGGCAACACCATCTTCCCGGCGCTGATGGCGGGCAACGCGGTGCTGCTCAAGCACGCCGCGCAGACCCTGCTGGTCGGCGAGCGCTTCGCCATGGCGTTCGAGAAGGCCGGCCTGCCCAAGGGCGTGTTCCAGAACATCGTGCTGTCCCACGACGGCACTGAGACGCTGCTCGGTTCCGGCCTGATCGACCATGTCAACTTCACGGGCTCGGTGGCCGGCGGCAAGGCGATCGAGAAGGCGCTGGCCGGCACTTTCGCCACGCTCGGGCTGGAACTGGGCGGCAAGGACCCGGCCTATGTCATGGCCGACGCGAACCTCGACTACGCGGTCGCCAACCTGGTCGATGGCGCCTTCTACAACTCCGGCCAGTGCTGCTGCGGCATCGAGCGCATCTATGTCCACGAAAGCCGGTACGACGCCTTCGTCGACGGCTTCGTCAACCTGACCCGGCAGTATACGCTCGGCAATCCGCTCGACCCGGAGACCACCATCGGCCCGATGGCACAGGCGCGCTTCGCTGCCTGGGTGCGCGAACAGACCGAGGAGGCCCTGCGCAAGGGCGCCAAGGCGCATATCGACACGGCGGCCTTCCCCGCCGACAAAGCCGGCACGCCCTATCTGGCGCCGCAGGTGCTGACCAACGTCAACCACCAGATGTCGGTGATGCGCGAAGAGAGCTTCGGCCCGGTCGTCGGCATCATGAAGGTGAAGGACGACGCCGAAGCGATCCAGTTGATGAACGACAGCCCCTACGGGCTGACCGCGTCGATCTGGACCGAGGACCTGGCGGCAGCGGAGCACATCGGCCACCAGATCGACACCGGCACGGTGTTCATGAACCGCTGCGACTACGTCGACCCGGGCCTGGTGTGGACCGGCGTCAAGGACACCGGCAAGGGCGCGGCGCTGTCAGAGATCGGCTTCGCCAACCTGACCCGGCCGAAGTCGTTCCACCTGCGCGTCGAGCACTGAGACGAACGGGGCCGGTTCGCGCTACCCCCGCAAGGGGGAGGATCAGGGAAGGGAAGGGTCGACGGCCGCATCCCTCTCCCCTACCCCTCCCCCACAATCGAGAGGGAGACGCAACCGGCATCGCCACACGGACCCAACTTACCGAAAGCCAACAGCCATGACTTCCCTGCCCTCCGCCAACTGGTCCTATCCCACCGCCGTGCGCTTCGGCGCCGGGCGCATCAAGGAACTGCCGACGGTCGTCAAAGCCGCCGGCATGACCCGGCCGCTGCTGGTCACCGATCCGGTGCTGGCCAGGATGCCGATGGTCGCCGACGCCGTCGCCGCGCTGAACGCGGTCGGCCTGCCGACCGCAGTCTTTTCGGACGTCAAGCCGAACCCGGTCGACAGCAACATCGAGGCGGGTGTCGCCGCCTACAAAGCCGGCGGTCATGACGGCGTGATCGCCTTCGGCGGTGGCTCCGGCCTCGACGCGGGCAAGGTAATCGCCTTCATGTCCGGCCAAACGCGACCGATGTGGGACTTCGAGGACATCGGCGACTGGTGGACCCGCGCCGACCCGGCCGGCATCGCGCCGATCGTCGCCGTGCCGACCACCGCGGGCACCGGGTCCGAGGTCGGCCGCGCCGGCGTCGTCACCAACGAGGCGACGCATACCAAGAAGATCATCTTCCACCCGAAGATGCTGCCGGCCTACGTGATCTGCGATCCGGAACTGACCGCCGGCATGCCGCGCACGATCACGGTCGGCACCGGCATGGACGCGCTCGCCCACTGCCTGGAGGCCTATTCCTCGCCGTTCTACCACCCGATGTCGGAAGGCATCGCGGTCGAGGGCGTGCGCCTGGTGCTGGAAAATCTGCCGAAGGTCGCCGCCGACGGCTCGGACCTGCTCGCCCGCGGGCACATGATGAGCGCCGCGGCGATGGGCGCGGTGTCGTTCCAGAAGGGCCTCGGCGCGATCCATTCGCTGTCGCACCCCGTCGGCGCGCTCTACGACACGCACCACGGCATGACCAACGCCGTGTTCATGCCCTATGTGCTCACCTTCAACCGCCCGGCGATCGAGGCCAAGATCGACAGGCTCGCCGGCTTCGTCGGCATTTCCGGCGGCTTCGACGGCTTCCTGAACCATATCCTCGCCCTGCGTGAGGACCTCGGCGTGCCGCACACGCTGGGAGGACTGGGCGTGGACGCCGCCAGGCGCGAGCTGATCGCCGAGATGGCCGTCGTCGATCCGACCGCCGGCGGCAATCCGGTCGAGCTCACCAAGGACGCCGCTCTCGACATCTTCGACCGAGCGCTCGCCGGCACCGTCTGAACACAGAGCCCCGGAACGCGAACGCGCGGCTGCCCCCCGGCCGCGCGTTCGCGTCTTGAGCCCGCCGTCTTGACATGCGGGCGCAAGCGGCGCATTTGAGCGTCCGCTTAACCGCGTTTGCACAATTTCCAACGGCAAACCTGCCAATTTCTTACCAAACTGTTAATATTTCCGGTGCTGCCTGGCAGCATGATTGGAACAGACCATGATCTCCGGACGCCGCAGGCAAAGGCGCATGACGCCCTGGGCCGGCCCGCTCGCATCGGGAGCGGCGCTGTGGCTCGGCCTGTCCGCACCTGGCGTGGCCGCCCCGACCCTGTCGATATCCTACGCCCCCGGTCTGGACCTGCGCGCGATCGCCGAGACCTACCTGGGCGACGCCGACCTGTGGCCGTCGATCCTCAAGAGCACCGGGCTCGCCGGCCTGGCCGAGTTGCGGCCCGGGCTCGCCCTGACCATCCCGGTCGGCGCGGTCGAGGAGACGCGCAGCGCGCTAACGCGCTCGCTGGAGCGGATCCAGGAAGCCAACGCCATCGGTGCGCAGGTGTTCGCCTTCGAGGACATCAGCCGCGCCATCGCCCTGCACGATCAGGCGCTGGACCTGCAGAAGGCCGGCGAGTGGTCGCAGGCGTTGGCGCTCGCCTCGGAATCGGGAACGGCGGCGCAGGCCGCCTTCGCGATTGCCGAACAGAACCGCGACCAGGCGGCGGAAGCGCGGCTGAGCGACCGGCAGGGCTGGGTCGAAGGCCAACGGCCGGAAGACCTCGGCTGGGGCGAGCGACCGCTCAACGCGATCCTGGTCGAGGAGGAAAAGGTGCGCACGCTGTCGCGCTCAACCGCGCAGATCACCTTCCGCGACGCCGGCCGGCTGCGGCTCAACGCCAATTCGCACGCGGTGATCGAACGCATGCGCGTCGATCCGCTGAAGAAGCGCGAGGACGCCAAAGTCAGCCTGGTGGAGGGCGACTTCTACGCCCTGCTCGGCGGCAACTCGAGCCGCAAGAACCTGAAAGTCGACGTGCCGGACGTCGAGGCGAAGATCGATTCCGGCGATTTCTGGGTGCGACAGGACGTCAGCGGCGCCAAATTCACCAACTACGACGACCAGAAGGTGCAGATCGCCGCGCGCGGCGACACGGTGGCGCTCGGGCGCAACGAAGGCGTCGTGATCCGCTCCGGCGAGCAGCCGCGCGCCAAGATCGACCTGCTCGGCGCACCGGTGCTCGTCGCGCCGCCGGACGACGGCGTGGTGTTCAATTCCGAGGTCCAGCTCGCCTGGCAGACCGATCCGGCCGCGTCCGGCTACTGGATCGAGATCGCCCTCGACCCGGGCTTCAACACCATGGTGCGCTCGGCCTCGGGCCTCGCAGACGCGGGCTATACGACCGGAGACCTGCAGGCCGGACTCTACTACTGGCGGGTGTCGGCGCTGGACCGGTTCGGGCTGCCCGGCCAGCGCAGCCAGACGCGGCGCTTCGACATGCGTATCGACACCGCGCCGCCGTTCCTGCGCATCGAGGCGCCGGCGAGCGAAAGCATCCTGCGTGAGCCGTCGGTCGAGGTGCGCGGCGAAAGCGAGGCGGGCGCTGAGGTGTCGGTCAACGGCGTGCCGGCGGCCGTGGCAGCGGACGGGAGCTACAGCGTGACGGTGACGGCGCGCGAGGGCCTGAACCGGCTCGACATCGTCGCGCGCGATGCGGCCGGCAACGAGACGGCGGCGATCCGCGAGTTCGTCCACATGCCGGATGCGGCGGCGACGGTCGTGTTCGACGAGCGGCTGGCGCGCCTGTCGGCGCGTCATTTCCTCGCGCCTGCCCGCGAGATCACGCTGAGCGGAACCACGACGGCCGATGCTCGGCTGGACGTCGTCGACGCGGCCGGCGCCGTGCGCGCATCGACCACCTCGGCGCACGACGGCCGTTTCGGCATCACGGTCGCGCTTGCCGCCGACAGCGAGCGTTTCGGCCTCGTCATCGTCGCGCCGTCCGGGTTCGAGAGCCGCGACGGCTTCGAGGCGTCCGTCGACCGCGAACCGCCGACGATACGCCTCGACGCGCCCCTGCCCCGGCTGACCTCGGTCGAGTGGCTGGCGCTGCGCGGGCGGATCCAGGGCGGCGGCACGGCGACGCTGAACGGGCGCCCGATCCCGCTCGCCGAGGGCACCTTCGACGAGGTGATCACCCTGGTCGCCGGCGCCAATGCGATCGAGATGACCGCCACCGACGCGGCCGGCAACGTCGCGGTGGAGCGCTGGAGCGTGACGCTCGACCAGGAGCCGCCGAGCTACGTACGCCACAGCGTCGAGGCCCGGCCGGACGGTCGCGTCGAGGTCGAGGTGGTCGCCGAGGACGGCACGGGTCTGGCCAAGGCGGCGCCGTTTACCGTGCTGGCGAATGGCGAGGCGCACCAGGGATTCTTGCGCTACAACAAGCTGAGCAGAAGTTACAAGGGCACCGTGGCCGTGGCCGCGGGCCAAGCGGGGCGAGCCACCCTGGCGGAGGTGGAACTCGAGGACGATGCGGGCAACCGGGCCAGGGTCCGCATCAGATAGCCGGGGATGGTCGCTGGAATGTATGTCGTCGACGCGAACCGCTTGACACGCCGGGCTGGGCGACGGGCCAAGGGCTGGGCCGTCGCGCTCGCCACCGTTCTGTGCGCCGGCTCGGCACAGGCGCAGGACAATCGGCCGATCGACGTGCCGCTGCTGGTCACCTACGGCAAGGACGCGCCGAGCCGCGAGGGCGACCCGACCAACCGCCAGGTGATCTACCTAAGCCTGCCCGCCGAAACGAACGAACGCGTCTACGTCCGCCTGTTCGATCCCGAGACCGGCGGCGACCACGACCTCGTCTACGGCAAGGCCGACACGGTCACCCGCTTCGCGCTGTTCGGCGGCACGGGCGCCTATGCCGGCGACATGGCAACCGGGGGCGCCGAGACGCCGGAGGAACTGACCGGCGGAACGCTGCTGCAGGAGCGCAACTACGGCACGGACGAGGGCGCCGACGGGCAATGGATCCCGTTCGCGCTGCTCTCGCCCGAGCAGGGCGACCTGGTCGGCGACCGGCGCGTGTTCCGCCTGCTGGTCGAAGGCACGTCCGGCAACGACGGCAACCTCTACGGCGTCGCGCTGAGCCTGCGCGAGCGGCGCGCGGTGGAGCCTGCCGGCACCAGGCTGTTCTCCTTCGCGCCAACGATCCGGGTGCCCAACCGGCAGACGCTGACCGAGTTGCGCTTCACCGCGCCCGCCGACCAGCGCAGGTTGGAAGTACAGAATTTCGACGCCGCGCACGGGCGGGTGGCGCTGACCACCCGGTTCCGCACCTTGCCGCTGACCGCCTCGGGCCAGGACCAGTGGAAGCACGACACGGTCGAACTGGAGGAGCGGGAGCTGGGCGAGACGGCAGCGATCACGCTTGCCGGCGGCGGCGAGATCCCCAACGACGCCACCTTCTTCATCTCGGTCAAGGCGGACAGGCTGCTGCCACTCGACCTGCCGCCGTTCAACTGGATCGCGAACCGGCGGCCGACAGTCGAGGTCGACACGACCTTCCTCGACAGCTGCCGGGCGGTGGCCTTCGACGCCTCGCGCTCCGGCGACCCGGACGGCAACCGCCTGAGCTTCACCTGGCGCTTCAGCGACGGAACGACGGCCGAGGGACCGAGCGTGGTCAAGGACTATCCCGAGCCCGGCCGGTTTACCGAACGGCTGGAGGTGACGGACGATTCCAACCAGGTCGGCAATGGCAGCGCGGCCGACATCAACGTGCTGGTGAAGCATCCGCCGGTGCCGCGCATCGACGTGCCGGCGACGGTGGCGGCCGGCGAGACGGTGACCTTCGAGGCAGCCGCCTCGGATGCCGGGCCGTGGCGGATCACCGGCTACGACTGGGTGTTCAACGACGGCAGCACGGCGACGGGCAGGACCGTGACACGGGTGTTCGAGGCGCCCGGCGACTACCGCGTCGTGCTGCGCATCCGCGACGATTCCGGCCATGCCTGCGACACGGCCGCGCTCGAGATCGCGGTGCGCGCCAACGCCCGGCCGGTGGCAGAGGCGGGCCCGGACCGGCGCACGGAAGCCGGCACGCGGCTGCGCTTCGACGGCAGCCGGAGCTACGACCAGGACGGCCGGATCACCGCCTACGACTGGGACATGGGCGACGGCACGCTGCTGTCGGGCGCCGCCGTCGAGCACGGCTATGCAGGACCTGGTCGCTACACAGTGCGGCTGACGGTGACCGACGACGCCGGCGTCGCCAACAGCACGGCAAGCGACACCGCCGAGGTGATCGTCAACGAGACGCCCTATCCGGTCGCCGGCTTGGACCTCAGCGTCGCCATCGGCGAGGTGATCCGCTTCGACGGCTCTGCCTCCAGCGACGCCGACGGCACGCTGATCGACCATGCCTGGGACTTCGGCGACGGGTCGACCGCCTCCGGCGCGGTGGCAAGCTACGCCTACGGCGCGCCCGGCACCTATTCCGTACGGCTGACGGTGACCGACGATTCCGGCACCGCAACGCGGTCCGCGTCCGACACGCTGAGCGTGCGCGTCAATGCGCCGCCGGTGGCGGTCGCCGGTCCCGACCAGATGGTCACCGCCAGCGTCGTCCAGTTCGACGGCTTCAGTTCCTCCGACCCCGACGACGCGGTGGCGGATTATCACTGGGAGTTCGGCGACGGCGAGACCGGCAGCGGGCCGGCGCCGGCCCATGTCTATCGCCGGCCGGGCACCTACAGGGTGCGGCTGACGGTGACGGATGCCTCCGGCACGATCCGCAACACGGCCGAAGACAGCCTGACCGTGATCGTCAATGCACCGCCGATCGCCGACGCCGGCCCCGATCTCATCGGCGCGCCGGGCGAGGACCTGACCTTCCAGGCGACGCGCTCGGTCGATCCGGACGGCGACGTGGTCGCCTACGACTGGGACTTCAAGGACGGCACGACGGCAAGCGGACCGGTCGTGGTGCATGCCTTCGACAAGCCTGGCACCTACCACGTGCGCCTGACGGTGCGCGACGACACCGGCCACGACAATGCCGTCGACCATGACGAGGCGCAGGTGACGATCAACGCGGAGCCGGTGGCGGAGGCGGGGCCCGACGTCCTGATCGCTCCGGGCGAGACGGCGCGCCTCGACGGCTCGCGCTCGCACGATCCGGACGGCACGGTGACCGACTACCGCTGGGACTTCAGCGACAGCGACGAACCCGTGTTCGGCGCCGTGGCCGAGCGCCGCTTCGACACGCCGGGCGTCTACACGGCGCGCCTGACCATCTCGGACGACGCCGGCGTCGACAACAGCCTGGCCGAGGACGAGGTGACCATCCGCGTCAACCACCAGCCCGTGGCGGAGGCCGGTGCGGACCAGTTCACGGCGCGCACTTTCGTCGTCTTCGACGGCTCCGGCTCGCTCGACCCGGACGGCGACGCCCTCACCTACAACTGGGACTTCGGCGACGGCACGCGCGCCCAAGGCGCCGTGGTCGCCCATACCTATGCCGCCAGCGGCCGCTATCCGGTGATGCTGACCGTCGACGACGGCACCGGGCTCGCCAATGCCACGCACCGGGACGCGATGACGGTGACGATCAACAGCGCCCCGGTGGCGGTCGCCGGCGAGAACCAGCGCCTGTGCACCGGCGACGTGCTGGTGCTCGACGGCAGCAATTCCTA from Polymorphum gilvum SL003B-26A1 carries:
- a CDS encoding TRAP transporter small permease subunit, yielding MPEALRLYVRSVDALNQGIGRIVMYGVFVMAAILLWSSISKTFFLPSLWTLEMAQFAMVAYYVLGGPYSIQLGSNVRMDLFYGDWSPKKKAWFDAFTVFLLMFYLGVLLYGAVESTLYSFQYNERSPTAWRPVLWPIKVTMCVGFTLMLLQALSEFIKDIARIRGEEI
- a CDS encoding TRAP transporter large permease — protein: MSYEMIALFMFASMMLMLMTGQRVFGAIGGIAAVAALTLWGTGGSDIPFAAAMKLMKWYPLLTLPMFIFMGYVLSESKIADDLYKMFHVWMGPVSGGLAIGTIGLMVLVSAMNGLSVAGMAIGATIALPELLRRGYDKKMVTGVIQAGSSLGILVPPSVVLVLYAMIARQPVGQLWLAGVVPGLMMAGMFIVYIYIRCRLNPRLGPVLPAEERALPLADKLQLLSAGLLPIIIFAAMMVPFVNGWTSLVESSAIGAMTAFAIAVAKGRMTRQVFQVCIRQTLAISCMFMWIILAALGFGAVFDGLGAVKAIDNLFTRQLGLDPWTILILMQISFLLMGTFLDDTAMLVIVAPLYVPLVATLDLGLPREQVLIWYGVLYTVTTQIAYMTPPFGYNLFLMRAMAPPEVSLRDIYGSILPFVLVMMTALALIMAFPQIALWLPETVYAK
- a CDS encoding TRAP transporter substrate-binding protein, which produces MTNRREFLKTAGLTAVAGAGASTLAAPAVLGQAPIKWRLQTYAGPALAEHVIKPHIDAFNKAANGQMEIELYFADQLVPTGELFRAMQKGTIDAVQSDDDSMASPTEVTVFGGYFPFASRYSLDVPVLFNQYGLKEIWEEEYAKVGVKHISAGAWDPCHFATKDPIRSLADLKGKRVFTFPTAGRFLTQFGVVPVTLPWEDIEVAVQTGELDGIAWSGITEDYTVGWADVTNYFLTNNISGAWAGSFFANMDRWNELPDHLKTMLQLAMDASHYYRQWWYWGGEASLRVEGTKLELTTIPDAEWATVEEAAIKFWDEIAAESETKKKVVDIIKKYNADMQKAGRPYRYT
- a CDS encoding glutamine synthetase family protein; translated protein: MAGNLTFDALKQAVAEGKIDTVLTCIVDMQGRLMGKRFHAHHFVQSAWKESHCCNYLLATDLEMYTVEGYAATSWAGGYGDYVMKPDLTTLRLVPWLEGTAMVLCDVLDHHHHEEVPHSPRAMLKKQVARLEAMGLVPMMGTELEFFLFEKSYAEIAKSGFRDLTPISAYNEDYHILQTTKEESIMRPLRNHLFAAGIPIENTKGEAEAGQEELNIRYAPAMDCAENHAIAKHATKEIAWQHGHAATFLPKWHKDRVGSSAHIHQSLWTKDGENAFCDPQGPYGMSATMRHYMAGLIHYAADYTYFLAPYVNSYKRFLKGTFAPTKTVWSIDNRTAGFRLCGEGTKGLRVECRIGGSDLNPYLALAVQIAAGIKGMEDTLELAPPASGDVYQAARAREVPKTLRDAIGTLRKSKMLREALGDAVVDHYVRAAEWEQEDFDRVVTDYEIARGFERC
- a CDS encoding DUF7662 domain-containing protein; its protein translation is MGKYTPLRMFLLDQGRETVPMTFSEIERLLGESLPASKQYPAWWSNNPSNNPMTREWLAAGYRTEQVDVTAGKLVFRRALMPEPIDEGATGQRSRNRIFGCMKGTLTVLPGVDLTGSADPEWGKVYGNG
- a CDS encoding type II toxin-antitoxin system VapC family toxin, whose amino-acid sequence is MADRLLLDTCAMIWLSQGEPVADAAMAAIDAVEAAGEPISLSVMSAWELGLLVATGRIASTKPPLRWFQDFVAAADVTVEAVTADILIASSCLPAPVHGDPMDRILIATAREHDLTIVTRDRAILAYGEAGHVRTLAC